GGCGCAGGTGTGGTTCACACGGGCGGTGCCCGGGGGCACGCCATGGCGGCTGTATGCGCTTTCGAACATCGGCTCCTTGGCCGCGCTACTGAGCTATCCGTTCTTTTTCGAACCGAGGCTGGAGGTGACGGCGCAGACCTGGCTGTGGTCCGGGGCATTTGTGATTTTTGCGCTGCTTTCCACGACGATGGCCTGGAAAGTGAGCGGGCGGAAAACGGAGGTGGCCCTTGAGGCAAAAGTGGAGCCTGAAGCCACGGCTGCATCCCCTGCCCCCCGTCCGAAATGGTGGCAGCGAATCCTGTGGGTGGCGCTGCCGGCGCTGGCCAGTGTGATGCTGCTGGCGACGACCAACCATGTATGCCAGGACGTGGCGGTGGTGCCCTTCATGTGGGTGGTGCCGCTGAGCCTGTATCTGCTGACCTTCATCATCTGCTTTGAGCATGAGCGGTGGTATGTGCGCTGGCTGTGGTCGCTGCTGGCGCTGGTGGCCATTTTTGTCACGGCAGGGCACAGCCACCTGGGCGGCGAAGTGGACCTGATGCCGGACTATGTGGCGGAGATTTCCTGGTGCTTTGGGGCCATGTTCCTGGCCTGCATGGTGTGTCACGGGGAGCTGGCACGGCTGAAACCGGCCCCGGCGCGGCTGACGGAATTTTATCTGCTCATGTCCGCCGGCGGGGCGGTCGGCGGCCTGCTGGTGAGCCTGGTGGCACCGCGTGTTTTTGTGACTTTCATGGAGTGGCCGCTGGGCCTGGCGCTGAGCCTGCTGGTGGCGGGCGTGGCCCTGATCCTGTCGCTCTGGAAGCTGCCGTTTCCCCGGATGCTTGCGGTCATCGGCGTGCTGGGGCTGGTCATCTTCGGATCGGACCGTTGGATCGCACAGGCTTACGAAAAAGAAAGCTGGGTGCTGCATTTCCTGAAGCTGGTCTTCAATCACCTGGACACGGCTTTTTATCAGAGGAAGTGGCTGGACTGGCCGGAGTCCTGGTCTGGCATGGAGTCTGTCTGGTGGGCGGTGGGATGGGCCGTGGCGCTGGCGGTGGTGGTGTATGGCGTGTTTTTAATGCTGCGGGTCGTAAAGAGCAGTGGCCGCGCGGGTTTTCATCTGGTCATGGAGGCGGGATTGCTCAGCCTGCTGCTGCCTGCGCTGCTTTTTCTGCTGATGAAAACGCTGAAGGTGGAGGACCGGCTGGAGCGGGTGCGCAATTTCTACGGCACCGTCTTCATTGACGAGGACTATGACTCCGGCCTGGAAAATCAATACCGCACGCTGACGCATGGGGGCATCATTCACGGCATGCAGAATCTGGGGGATGAGTACCGTGGGGAACCGGTGACCTATTACGGCCGGCACACGGGCATCGGTCGGGCGCTGGACAGACTGGCTGAGGTGAAGGATGCCAAAGTGGGCGTGGTGGGGCTGGGTGCGGGGACGGTGGGCTGCTATGCACAGGCAGGGCATGAATACCGCTTTTATGAGATCAACCCGGATGTGGTGCGGCTGGCGCGGAAACACTTCACTTATCTGTCCGATGCCGAGGCACGGGGGGCCAAGGTGGAGACGATCGTCGGCGATGCACGGCTGATGCTGGAACGCGAGCCGGATCAAAAACTGGACGTGCTGCTGCTGGATGCCTTCAGCGGTGATGCCATCCCGATGCACCTGCTGACCCGCGAGGCGTTTGAAATTTACCACCGCCACATGAAACCGGACGGCATCATCGCCGTGCATGTGACCAACAGTTATCTCATCCTGACGCCCGTAGTTGAAAAACAGGCCGCCGCCATGGGCTGGAGCACCACGCGCATCATCACAGATGAGGACGGCGACGATGACTCCACCGACTATGTGCTGGTGACGCAGAACCGCGCCTTCCTGACCGCGACGCCCGCCGATGAACCCGAGGATGAACCGAAACTGGATGTGCCGCTGTGGACGGACCGCTATCACAATCTGTTCCAGATTTTGATGACGGAGTGAGCCTGGCGAACAAAGGTTTCCGATTATTTTGGCACTGCGCCAGCCTACAGCCGGATACAAGGTGAGACATGGACGCCCCGCCTAACCCCACGGAAGCAATGATCCTGCTGCTGACCCAGCACCAGGACCGGCTGTTCCGTTATCTGTTCTCGCTGCTGGCGAATGAGGCGGATGCACGGGATGCACTGCAGGAGACGAGCCTGGCGCTGTTTCGCAAATTCGACCAGTATGATCCCACACGGCCGTTTTTGCCATGGGCGTACCGGTTTGCCTATCTGCAAGCGCAGAAGCACCGGGAAAAAAATGCGCGGTCGCCGCTGCTATTCAGCGAGGATGTGATGGACCTGCTGGCCAGTGAGCGCAGCCACATCGAGCCACAGCTTGACGAGCGCCTCCACGCGCTGGACACCTGCCTGGCCAAACTGACGCCGAAGGACCAGGAACTGGTGACCAGCCGCTATGCGCTGCGCCAGAGCGCGGAGGAAATGATGGAGCGCTTTTCCCTGAGCCGCCGCACGCTCTTTCGCAATCTGGAGCTGCTGCGCCAGCGCCTGCATGAATGTGTGACGCGCCAGCTTGAAACGGAGGGCCTGGCATGAAACTGGAATCCCTGATCCACGCCCGCCTGGAGGGTGAAATCACCCCGGAGCAGCAGGAGCAGTTGGAGGCGCTTTTGCGGGAGGACTGGCAGGCGCGGCGGCTTTACCTGGAGCTGGCGGACCAGCACGCCCGCCTGCTCCAGCAGCCGCAGGTGGCCACGGGCAGGCTGCCGCAGAAAGCCACGGTGAAGCGGGGGGCATGGCGCTGGAAAAGTCTGTTACCGGCCCTCGCCACGGCGGCGGTCATTACGCTGGCTTTCAGCCTGTGGCCGCGAGATGAGGCGATGCCGGAAGCAACCTCCAATGGTGTGGCCATGGTCAGCCAGACACTGGATGCGGAGTTTGCCCAAAGCCCGTTGCGCAGCGGCGATACCCTGACGCCGGGCACGATCACACTGAGCAAGGGGCTGGCGCAGATCGAGTTCTTCAGCGGAGCCACGGCGCTGGTGGAAGGCGCGGCGGAGATCGAGGTCATTTCCGCCTGGGAGGCGCGCTGCATCAGCGGGCGTGTGCGGGTGCATGTGCCCCCGGCGGCGAAGGGTTTTCTCATGCATGCGCCCGGCATGAAGCTGGAGGATCTGGGCACGGAATTTGCCCTCAATGTGGCGGACGGCAGCAGCGCCGTGCATGTCTTTGAGGGCGAGGTCATTGCCCACACCGGCCAAGCCCCGGCCAGCCTGACCGAAGGCATGACTCTGGGCAGCACCCAGAAGGAATTTCTCCGCATCAACGAGCTTCAAGGACTGGTCAAAGACCGCCAAACTCTTCGTTATACCGGCTGGCAGGCCTGGTCCCTGAAGCTGCGGGAAGATCCGCGTCTCATCGCTTACTATACCTTCAAGCACTGGCCCGATGACCGTTGGGACCGCATGGTAAACAACATGGCCCGACCTCTGCAAAAACAGCGCCATGGCGGGGCGGTGGGTGCCCGCTGGACGAAGGGCCGCTGGCCGGAAAAGGAGGCGCTGGAATTCAAACGTCCCGGTGACCGCGTGCGCATGAACCTGGACGGCAGCTACAAAGCGCTCACGCTCGCCTGCTGGGTCAAGGTGGACAGCGTGGACAAAAAGTACAACTCCCTGCTGCTCACCGACGGCTACGACAACGGCGAGCCGCACTGGCAGATCTATGAAGACGGCAGCCTGATGTTTTCCATCATGTACCGCCCGGACAACGATTCAAAAGGCGGCAAGTATAACCAGATGTATTACTCCAAACCTGTCTTCACAGCCGACAGCCTGGGCCGCTGGCATCACCTGGCCTTGACCTATGACAACCAGTCCGGCGAGGTCATCCAGTACTTCGACGGCCAGGAGGTCAGCCGTGAAGTCTCCGCCCTGCACCAGCCCGGCCGCGAGATCGCCTTCGGCCCCTGCGAAATTGGTAACTGGGGTCTCCCCACCGCCGGCCATCAGTTCCCCATCCGCAATCTCAACGGTGCCATTGATGAATTTGCCATCTTCAGCACCGTGCTGGCGGAAGATGAGGTGAAGAGGATGTTTGAGGCGGGGAGGGTGGAATGAGGAGGAACGAGGAAAGGCAGCGTGAGCGTGCACGTTAAAGGCTGACTACCATGAACCGCCTCCATTGCCTGCTATTTCTCCCGCTTTTCCTGATATCGGTTTTGTCTGCGCAGCAGCCGAAGGCAAACCCATTGCATACGAAGATCGCGCCTGAAACCGCCGCCAGTCTCGAAAGCCATCCGGGGCTGGTTTATGCGAGCTATGGTGAGCGTAAGCTGGAGCTGGATCTCTGGCGGCCTAAGCAGACGAAAAAGCCGCTTCCGGCCATCGTTTGCATCCATGGCGGCGGGTGGTTCAAAGGGGAACGGGGATCGATGGCTAACCTCGCGCAGGCACTGGCGGCGAAGGGCTATGTGACGGTAACGATCAGCTACCGGCTGAGCGGCGAGGCAAAGTTCCCGGCGGCGATCCAGGACTGCAAAGCGGCGGTGCGATTCCTGCGCGCGAATGCGGAGAAGTATGGCATTCAGGCGGATGCGATTGGCGTGACCGGTTTATCCGCTGGCGGACATCTGGCGGCGCTGCTGGCGACGAGTGGCGGGGTGAAGGAAC
This portion of the Prosthecobacter sp. SYSU 5D2 genome encodes:
- a CDS encoding LamG-like jellyroll fold domain-containing protein, which produces MKLESLIHARLEGEITPEQQEQLEALLREDWQARRLYLELADQHARLLQQPQVATGRLPQKATVKRGAWRWKSLLPALATAAVITLAFSLWPRDEAMPEATSNGVAMVSQTLDAEFAQSPLRSGDTLTPGTITLSKGLAQIEFFSGATALVEGAAEIEVISAWEARCISGRVRVHVPPAAKGFLMHAPGMKLEDLGTEFALNVADGSSAVHVFEGEVIAHTGQAPASLTEGMTLGSTQKEFLRINELQGLVKDRQTLRYTGWQAWSLKLREDPRLIAYYTFKHWPDDRWDRMVNNMARPLQKQRHGGAVGARWTKGRWPEKEALEFKRPGDRVRMNLDGSYKALTLACWVKVDSVDKKYNSLLLTDGYDNGEPHWQIYEDGSLMFSIMYRPDNDSKGGKYNQMYYSKPVFTADSLGRWHHLALTYDNQSGEVIQYFDGQEVSREVSALHQPGREIAFGPCEIGNWGLPTAGHQFPIRNLNGAIDEFAIFSTVLAEDEVKRMFEAGRVE
- a CDS encoding fused MFS/spermidine synthase, with the translated sequence MSSPTASRVSVFFLLGCLSLLSAFLLFQVQPVISKFILPWFGGSPGVWTTCMVFFQIVLFAGYTYAHLLTKLRPRTQAMVHSGLILAALLFLPIAPGDGWKPAGDEDPAGRILLLLLGTVGLPYFILSSTSPLAQVWFTRAVPGGTPWRLYALSNIGSLAALLSYPFFFEPRLEVTAQTWLWSGAFVIFALLSTTMAWKVSGRKTEVALEAKVEPEATAASPAPRPKWWQRILWVALPALASVMLLATTNHVCQDVAVVPFMWVVPLSLYLLTFIICFEHERWYVRWLWSLLALVAIFVTAGHSHLGGEVDLMPDYVAEISWCFGAMFLACMVCHGELARLKPAPARLTEFYLLMSAGGAVGGLLVSLVAPRVFVTFMEWPLGLALSLLVAGVALILSLWKLPFPRMLAVIGVLGLVIFGSDRWIAQAYEKESWVLHFLKLVFNHLDTAFYQRKWLDWPESWSGMESVWWAVGWAVALAVVVYGVFLMLRVVKSSGRAGFHLVMEAGLLSLLLPALLFLLMKTLKVEDRLERVRNFYGTVFIDEDYDSGLENQYRTLTHGGIIHGMQNLGDEYRGEPVTYYGRHTGIGRALDRLAEVKDAKVGVVGLGAGTVGCYAQAGHEYRFYEINPDVVRLARKHFTYLSDAEARGAKVETIVGDARLMLEREPDQKLDVLLLDAFSGDAIPMHLLTREAFEIYHRHMKPDGIIAVHVTNSYLILTPVVEKQAAAMGWSTTRIITDEDGDDDSTDYVLVTQNRAFLTATPADEPEDEPKLDVPLWTDRYHNLFQILMTE
- a CDS encoding sigma-70 family RNA polymerase sigma factor yields the protein MDAPPNPTEAMILLLTQHQDRLFRYLFSLLANEADARDALQETSLALFRKFDQYDPTRPFLPWAYRFAYLQAQKHREKNARSPLLFSEDVMDLLASERSHIEPQLDERLHALDTCLAKLTPKDQELVTSRYALRQSAEEMMERFSLSRRTLFRNLELLRQRLHECVTRQLETEGLA
- a CDS encoding alpha/beta hydrolase gives rise to the protein MNRLHCLLFLPLFLISVLSAQQPKANPLHTKIAPETAASLESHPGLVYASYGERKLELDLWRPKQTKKPLPAIVCIHGGGWFKGERGSMANLAQALAAKGYVTVTISYRLSGEAKFPAAIQDCKAAVRFLRANAEKYGIQADAIGVTGLSAGGHLAALLATSGGVKELEGAGGHAEQSSVVQACVAMGAQTDFETERIGTLSSAPDNPHYRPFLGGSQKDIPEVYALASPRHHLDKSDPPLAFMTGELDDASTHADEIRADLEKLGIATGLTVIPKAPHAFLGGQRAFDICMAACDAFFAAHLK